From Etheostoma spectabile isolate EspeVRDwgs_2016 chromosome 8, UIUC_Espe_1.0, whole genome shotgun sequence, a single genomic window includes:
- the tjp1b gene encoding tight junction protein ZO-1 isoform X8, whose protein sequence is MITCAFLWVGFLVAVDSTMVNYQKYITVMQLALGVTASNKEHCLPPRKRMWIHPSPTAGSITAASSVSTIQGKPSLRRIKGRIHRSKSLDSIDLLDSNSAAMEETVIWEQHTVTLHRAPGFGFGIAISGGRDNPHFQSGETSIVISDVLKGGPAEGLLQENDRVVMVNAVSMDNVEHAYAVQQLRKSGKIAKITIRRKRKVHVPMGRLGERETMSEHDEEEDSYDEEIYETRSGRSGAYSGVGGAMGRRSGRSSGRRDRERERSGSRERSLSPRSDRRSHNLPPRPAKVTLVKSRKNEEYGLRLASHIFVKDISPESLAARDGNIQEGDVVLKINGTVTENLSLIDAKKLIERSKGKLKMVVQRDDRATLLNIPDLDDSIPSANASDRDDISDIHSMASDQSNRSHDRHRSSRSRSPDRRSEPSDHSRHSPPQISNGSHRSRDDDRISKPASTPVKLPEEVPLPKPKESVIAREEKTLPPLPEPKPVYAQPGQPDVDLPVSPSDAPVPSAAHDDSILRPSMKLVKFKKGESVGLRLAGGNDVGIFVAGVLEDSPAAKEGLEEGDQILRVNNVDFANIIREEAVLFLLDLPKGEEVTILAQKKKDVYRRIVESDVGDSFYIRTHFEYEKESPYGLSFNKGEVFRVVDTLYNGKLGSWLAIRIGKNHQEVERGIIPNKNRAEQLSSVQYTLPKTAGGDRADFWRFRGLRSSKRNLRKSREDLSSQPVQTKFPAYERVVLREAGFLRPVVIFGPIADVAREKLSREEPDLFELAKSEPRDAGTDQRSSGIIRLHTIKQIIDRDKHAVLDITPNAVDRLNYAQWYPIVVFLNPDTKQGVKNMRTRLCPESRKSARKLYERAIKLRKNNHHLFTTTINLNNMNDGWYGALKETIQQQQNQLVWVSEGKADGTTEDDLDIHDDRLSYLSAPGSEYSMYSTDSRHTSDYEDTDTEGGAYTDQELDETLNDEVGLPTEPAITRSSEPVREDPPVIQDTPGYPGYQHPVQPDPASRIDPAGFKMAAQQQQDEAALPMPSLPPTVVAPPAVEQPVHLEGMHLEEPPAAAAVPQADSLSSPSPAPELIQPPPPPPPPHEPHPSGPPGPEPKMYKKDLYNMEDPVRINHGLKQSLSYSHQPPYQDKQPYREYDHPPYGYDGGGYTEPKPHNTDSHLHYDNRVPHYNEQWPPYDQQTSSSQPAGYQPGHQQPMGYNPRSPYDEGPGRDYSPPQPRYDEAPPVGYDGRRRHSKPGPIRYDEPPPPPPAGYDARSPYEAESHGFPINSPRSPEPPKQYYSDSGLRPAYISGPPNRGFKTGMHDSMMNSEPTIPLPKPETLQSPGEPAITPGSKPLPPPPREDLDEDPAMKPQSVLNRVKMFENKRSVSMDRAKEGGESALRPADVPKPVSAPGPVLKANSLSNLEQEKSTYRAPEPQKPHSKPLDDVVRSNHYDPDEDEEYYRKQLSYFDRRSFDSKAMGQPSPGINRFHNLPKPAQLSYPYNRVESVEKVSPSSQYGPPTSAIPPNTLPKLSPNDVPVNSIPEPLSSPNPKPELPALWPASRDEPAPGGYLPPRGLPDKFPVNGTDTAPLKTLGAPAPTSYNRYVPKPYTSSARPFERKFESPKFNHNLLPNDTQVKTDLLSKPTVVSNSGGKPQLSPQPMDHDSGLDTFTRTMDNRPKYQHNNINAIPKAIPVSPSTLDDDEEDEGHTVVATARGIFNCNGGVLSSIETGVSIIIPQGAIPESVEQEIYFKVCRDNSILPPLDKEKGETLLSPLVMCGPHGLKFLKPVELRLPHCASMTPDGWSFALKSSDSSSGDPKTWQNKSLPGDPNYLVGANCVSVLIDHF, encoded by the exons AGTGCAGCAATGGAGGAGACTGTCATTTGGGAACAGCACACAGTAACACTACACAGG GCACCAGGGTTTGGCTTTGGGATAGCCATATCAGGAGGTCGGGATAACCCTCATTTTCAGAGTGGCGAGACCTCCATTGTCATCTCAGATGTGCTGAAAGGAGGCCCAGCAGAAGGCCTACTGCA GGAAAATGACAGAGTTGTTATGGTTAATGCTGTCTCCATGGACAATGTGGAGCACGCGTATGCAGTCCAGCAACTTCGTAAAAGTGGGAAAATTGCCAAAATT ACAATCAGGCGTAAGAGGAAGGTGCATGTTCCCATGGGCCGCCTAGGGGAGAGGGAAACTATGTCAGAGCAtgacgaggaggaggacagCTATGATGAAGAGATATACGAGACGCGGAGCGGACGCAGCGGCGCTTACAGTGGAGTGGGCGGGGCCATGGGCAGGCGCAGCGGCCGAAGCAGCGGGCGAAGGGACCGCGAACGTGAACGCAGCGGCTCGCGAGAGCGAAGTCTCTCCCCGCGTTCAGACCGCCGCTCACACAACCTGCCCCCACGTCCTGCAAAGGTCACACTTGTCAAATCCCGCAAAAATGAAG AATATGGCCTGCGCCTGGCCAGCCACATCTTTGTCAAGGACATTTCCCCCGAGAGCCTGGCAGCCAGGGACGGCAACATCCAGGAAGGAGATGTTGTTCTGAAG ATCAATGGCACAGTGACCGAGAACCTCTCCTTGATAGATGCCAAGAAGCTCATAGAAAGGTCAAAGGGCAAGCTAAAAATGGTTGTTCAGAGGGATGACAGGGCAACCCTGCTGAACATCCCTGACCTCGATGATAGCATTCCTTCAGCCAACGCCTCCGACAGAGACG ACATTTCAGATATCCATTCTATGGCATCCGACCAATCCAATCGATCACATGACAGACATCGTAGCAGCCGGTCTCGCTCGCCAGACAGAAGATCTGAACCCTCGGACCACTCCAGACACTCCCCCCCACAAATCAGCAACGGCAG TCACAGAAGTCGTGATGACGACCGGATCTCGAAGCCGGCTTCAACGCCAGTCAAGCTACCAGAGGAGGTTCCACTGCCCAAACCGAAGGAGTCGGTTATTGCTAGAGAAGAGAAAACACTCCCACCACTCCCAG agCCCAAGCCGGTGTATGCTCAGCCTGGACAGCCAGATGTAGACCTGCCAGTCAGTCCCTCTGATGCTCCTGTGCCAAGCGCTGCCCACGATGATAGCATCCTACG GCCAAGTATGAAGCTGGTGAAGTTCAAGAAGGGGGAGAGTGTGGGGCTGCGCCTGGCTGGGGGGAATGACGTGGGCATCTTCGTAGCCGGAGTGCTTGAGGATAGCCCAGCTGCTAAGGAGGGCCTGGAAGAGGGCGACCAAATTCTCAGG GTAAATAATGTAGATTTTGCAAACATAATCCGAGAGGAGGCGGTGCTGTTCCTCCTTGACCTTCCTAAGGGTGAAGAGGTCACCATTCTGGcccagaagaagaaagatg TGTATCGGCGGATCGTGGAGTCGGATGTTGGCGACTCCTTCTACATTCGGACTCACTTTGAGTATGAGAAGGAATCTCCGTATGGGTTAAGCTTTAACAAAGGTGAGGTGTTCCGTGTGGTGGACACCCTCTACAACGGGAAACTAGGCTCCTGGCTGGCTATTCGCATTGGCAAGAACCACCAAGAGGTGGAGAGGGGCATCATCCCCAACAAAAACAG AGCGGAGCAGCTGTCCAGTGTGCAATACACTCTCCCCAAAACAGCAGGAGGTGACCGGGCAGACTTCTGGAGGTTTCGTGGTCTTCGCAGCTCAAAGAGGAACCTGAGGAAGAGCAGAGAGGACCTCTCTTCTCAGCCTGTCCAAACAAAGTTCCCGGCTTATGAAAGAGTTGTACTGAGAGAGG CTGGTTTCCTGAGACCTGTGGTGATCTTTGGGCCGATCGCTGATGTTGCTCGAGAAAAGCTCTCCAGAGAAGAGCCCGATCTTTTTGAGTTAGCaa AGAGTGAACCTAGAGATGCTGGAACAGACCAGCGTAGTTCAGGAATCATCCGTCTTCACACCATCAAGCAGATCATTGACAGA GACAAACATGCTGTCCTGGACATTACGCCGAACGCTGTGGACAGGCTGAACTATGCTCAGTGGTATCCAATTGTAGTCTTCCTAAATCCCGATACTAAGCAGGGTGTGAAGAACATGAGGACCAGACTTTGTCCAGAGTCCAGGAAGAGTGCCAGGAAGCTCTATGAGAGAGCCATCAAACTGAGGAAGAATAATCACCACCTGTTCACCA cCACAATCAACTTGAACAATATGAATGACGGCTGGTATGGAGCTCTGAAAGAAACAATCCAGCAACAGCAGAACCAGTTGGTGTGGGTGTCAGAGGGAAAG GCGGATGGCACAACAGAGGATGACTTGGACATCCACGACGACCGGCTGTCCTACCTGTCGGCGCCTGGTAGTGAATATTCCATGTATAGCACGGACAGCCGCCACACTTCTGACTATgaggacacagacacagagggtGGAGCGTACACAGACCAGGAACTGGACGAGACTTTGAACGACGAAGTGGGTCTTCCCACGGAGCCCGCCATCACCCGCTCTTCCGAGCCTGTGCGAGAAGACCCACCTGTGATTCAGGACACCCCTGGTTACCCTGGATATCAGCATCCTGTGCAGCCAGACCCAGCCAGTCGCATAGACCCTGCTGGGTTCAAGATGGCCGCTCAGCAACAG CAAGATGAGGCTGCTCTGCCCATGCCCTCGTTGCCTCCGACGGTGGTAGCGCCTCCTGCTGTTGAGCAGCCTGTACATCTTGAGGGTATGCACCTCGAGGAGCCGCCTGCTGCAGCCGCAGTTCCTCAGGCTGACTCACTTAGCAGCCCCAGCCCTGCCCCTGAGCTTATTcagcccccaccaccaccaccaccaccacatgaACCCCACCCGTCTGGACCACCTGGTCCAGAACCAAAG ATGTACAAGAAAGATCTGTACAATATGGAGGACCCCGTGCGAATCAACCATGGCCTGAAGCAGTCTTTGAGCTACAGTCACCAGCCGCCGTACCAGGACAAACAGCCATACCGTGAATATGACCACCCGCCTTACGGATACGATGGAGGCGGCTACACAGAACCAAAGCCTCACAACACTGACTCACACCTGCACTACGACAACCGTGTGCCTCATTACAACGAACAGTGGCCCCCCTATGACCAGCAGACCTCATCCTCCCAGCCCGCAGGGTACCAGCCGGGCCACCAGCAACCCATGGGCTACAACCCACGATCCCCCTATGACGAAGGACCAGGGAGGGACTACAGCCCCCCTCAGCCGCGCTACGATGAGGCCCCACCAGTGGGCTATGATGGCAGACGACGCCACAGTAAACCTGGGCCCATTCGTTATGATGAacccccacccccgcccccaGCTGGCTATGATGCCCGCTCTCCTTATGAGGCAGAATCTCACGGCTTTCCCATTAATTCACCTCGATCGCCGGAGCCCCCAAAGCAGTATTACAGTGACTCTGGTCTGAGGCCCGCCTACATTTCTGGGCCTCCAAACCGGGGTTTTAAGACAGGGATGCATGACTCTATGATGAACTCTGAACCCACAATCCCCCTCCCTAAACCAGAGACCCTGCAATCTCCAGGTGAGCCAGCGATCACTCCGGGCTCCaaacccctccctcctccaccaCGGGAAGACCTGGACGAGGACCCGGCCATGAAACCGCAGTCGGTGCTGAACAGAGTCAAGATGTTTGAGAATAAACGGTCTGTTTCTATGGACAGGGCTAAAGAAGGAGGAGAATCAGCACTCAGG CCTGCAGATGTTCCTAAACCTGTAAGTGCACCTGGCCCAGTCCTCAAAGCCAATTCCCTCAGCAACCTGGAGCAAGAGAAATCCACCTATAG GGCCCCTGAGCCACAGAAGCCCCATTCTAAACCCCTGGATGATGTTGTGCGTTCCAACCACTATGACCCAGATGAGGATGAGGAGTACTACAGAAAGCAGTTGTCCTACTTTGATCGTCGTAGCTTTGACAGCAAGGCCATGGGCCAACCCAGCCCTGGCATTAACCGCTTCCACAATCTGCCCAAACCAGCTCAACTATCCTACCCATACAACAG AGTTGAGTCTGTAGAGAAGGTTAGTCCATCATCCCAGTATGGGCCCCCCACGTCTGCCATCCCACCCAATACACTGCCCAAGCTCAGCCCCAATGACG TTCCAGTAAACTCCATACCCGAGCCGTTGAGTTCACCCAATCCTAAACCCGAGCTCCCAGCTCTCTGGCCGGCCAGCAGGGACGAACCGGCACCAGGTGGCTACCTGCCCCCGAGGGGCCTCCCCGACAAATTCCCGGTCAACGGCACCGATACAGCACCGCTAAAGACGCTGGGTGCTCCTGCTCCAACTAGCTATAACCGCTACGTCCCCAAACCATACACAAGCTCAGCCCGGCCCTTTGAGCGCAAGTTTGAGAGCCCCAAGTTCAACCACAACCTGCTGCCCAACGACACACAGGTGAAGACGGACCTCCTCAGTAAGCCCACTGTGGTGAGCAACAGCGGTGGGAAGCCTCAGCTTTCACCACAGCCCATGGATCACGACAGTGGCCTGGACACCTTCACACGCACTATGGACAACAGGCCCAAATACCAGCACAATAACATCAACGCCATCCCCAAGGCCATCCCTGTAAG CCCCAGCACGCTGGACGATGACGAAGAGGATGAAGGACACACAGTGGTGGCCACCGCCCGGGGGATCTTCAACTGTAACGGAGGGGTCCTGAGCTCCATCGAGACGGGTGTCAGCATCATCATCCCCCAGGGTGCCATCCCCGAGAGCGTGGAGCAGGAGATTTACTTCAAGGTGTGCCGAGACAACAGCATCCTGCCCCCCCTCGACAAGGAGAAAG GAGAAACGCTGCTTAGTCCGCTGGTGATGTGTGGCCCCCATGGACTCAAGTTCCTGAAGCCGGTGGAGCTGCGCTTACCTCACTGTGCGTCTATGACCCCTGATGGTTGGTCTTTTGCTCTAAAATCCTCCGACTCCTCGTCGG GTGATCCCAAAACCTGGCAGAACAAATCTCTCCCTGGAGACCCAAACTACCTGGTGGGTGcaaactgtgtgtctgtgctcaTTGACCACTTCTGA
- the tjp1b gene encoding tight junction protein ZO-1 isoform X7 — MITCAFLWVGFLVAVDSTMVNYQKYITVMQLALGVTASNKEHCLPPRKRMWIHPSPTAGSITAASSVSTIQGKPSLRRIKGRIHRSKSLDSIDLLDSNSAAMEETVIWEQHTVTLHRAPGFGFGIAISGGRDNPHFQSGETSIVISDVLKGGPAEGLLQENDRVVMVNAVSMDNVEHAYAVQQLRKSGKIAKITIRRKRKVHVPMGRLGERETMSEHDEEEDSYDEEIYETRSGRSGAYSGVGGAMGRRSGRSSGRRDRERERSGSRERSLSPRSDRRSHNLPPRPAKVTLVKSRKNEAEYGLRLASHIFVKDISPESLAARDGNIQEGDVVLKINGTVTENLSLIDAKKLIERSKGKLKMVVQRDDRATLLNIPDLDDSIPSANASDRDDISDIHSMASDQSNRSHDRHRSSRSRSPDRRSEPSDHSRHSPPQISNGSWRIPHRSRDDDRISKPASTPVKLPEEVPLPKPKESVIAREEKTLPPLPEPKPVYAQPGQPDVDLPVSPSDAPVPSAAHDDSILRPSMKLVKFKKGESVGLRLAGGNDVGIFVAGVLEDSPAAKEGLEEGDQILRVNNVDFANIIREEAVLFLLDLPKGEEVTILAQKKKDVYRRIVESDVGDSFYIRTHFEYEKESPYGLSFNKGEVFRVVDTLYNGKLGSWLAIRIGKNHQEVERGIIPNKNRAEQLSSVQYTLPKTAGGDRADFWRFRGLRSSKRNLRKSREDLSSQPVQTKFPAYERVVLREAGFLRPVVIFGPIADVAREKLSREEPDLFELAKSEPRDAGTDQRSSGIIRLHTIKQIIDRDKHAVLDITPNAVDRLNYAQWYPIVVFLNPDTKQGVKNMRTRLCPESRKSARKLYERAIKLRKNNHHLFTTTINLNNMNDGWYGALKETIQQQQNQLVWVSEGKADGTTEDDLDIHDDRLSYLSAPGSEYSMYSTDSRHTSDYEDTDTEGGAYTDQELDETLNDEVGLPTEPAITRSSEPVREDPPVIQDTPGYPGYQHPVQPDPASRIDPAGFKMAAQQQQDEAALPMPSLPPTVVAPPAVEQPVHLEGMHLEEPPAAAAVPQADSLSSPSPAPELIQPPPPPPPPHEPHPSGPPGPEPKMYKKDLYNMEDPVRINHGLKQSLSYSHQPPYQDKQPYREYDHPPYGYDGGGYTEPKPHNTDSHLHYDNRVPHYNEQWPPYDQQTSSSQPAGYQPGHQQPMGYNPRSPYDEGPGRDYSPPQPRYDEAPPVGYDGRRRHSKPGPIRYDEPPPPPPAGYDARSPYEAESHGFPINSPRSPEPPKQYYSDSGLRPAYISGPPNRGFKTGMHDSMMNSEPTIPLPKPETLQSPGEPAITPGSKPLPPPPREDLDEDPAMKPQSVLNRVKMFENKRSVSMDRAKEGGESALRPADVPKPVSAPGPVLKANSLSNLEQEKSTYRAPEPQKPHSKPLDDVVRSNHYDPDEDEEYYRKQLSYFDRRSFDSKAMGQPSPGINRFHNLPKPAQLSYPYNRVESVEKVSPSSQYGPPTSAIPPNTLPKLSPNDVNSIPEPLSSPNPKPELPALWPASRDEPAPGGYLPPRGLPDKFPVNGTDTAPLKTLGAPAPTSYNRYVPKPYTSSARPFERKFESPKFNHNLLPNDTQVKTDLLSKPTVVSNSGGKPQLSPQPMDHDSGLDTFTRTMDNRPKYQHNNINAIPKAIPVSPSTLDDDEEDEGHTVVATARGIFNCNGGVLSSIETGVSIIIPQGAIPESVEQEIYFKVCRDNSILPPLDKEKGETLLSPLVMCGPHGLKFLKPVELRLPHCASMTPDGWSFALKSSDSSSGDPKTWQNKSLPGDPNYLVGANCVSVLIDHF; from the exons AGTGCAGCAATGGAGGAGACTGTCATTTGGGAACAGCACACAGTAACACTACACAGG GCACCAGGGTTTGGCTTTGGGATAGCCATATCAGGAGGTCGGGATAACCCTCATTTTCAGAGTGGCGAGACCTCCATTGTCATCTCAGATGTGCTGAAAGGAGGCCCAGCAGAAGGCCTACTGCA GGAAAATGACAGAGTTGTTATGGTTAATGCTGTCTCCATGGACAATGTGGAGCACGCGTATGCAGTCCAGCAACTTCGTAAAAGTGGGAAAATTGCCAAAATT ACAATCAGGCGTAAGAGGAAGGTGCATGTTCCCATGGGCCGCCTAGGGGAGAGGGAAACTATGTCAGAGCAtgacgaggaggaggacagCTATGATGAAGAGATATACGAGACGCGGAGCGGACGCAGCGGCGCTTACAGTGGAGTGGGCGGGGCCATGGGCAGGCGCAGCGGCCGAAGCAGCGGGCGAAGGGACCGCGAACGTGAACGCAGCGGCTCGCGAGAGCGAAGTCTCTCCCCGCGTTCAGACCGCCGCTCACACAACCTGCCCCCACGTCCTGCAAAGGTCACACTTGTCAAATCCCGCAAAAATGAAG CAGAATATGGCCTGCGCCTGGCCAGCCACATCTTTGTCAAGGACATTTCCCCCGAGAGCCTGGCAGCCAGGGACGGCAACATCCAGGAAGGAGATGTTGTTCTGAAG ATCAATGGCACAGTGACCGAGAACCTCTCCTTGATAGATGCCAAGAAGCTCATAGAAAGGTCAAAGGGCAAGCTAAAAATGGTTGTTCAGAGGGATGACAGGGCAACCCTGCTGAACATCCCTGACCTCGATGATAGCATTCCTTCAGCCAACGCCTCCGACAGAGACG ACATTTCAGATATCCATTCTATGGCATCCGACCAATCCAATCGATCACATGACAGACATCGTAGCAGCCGGTCTCGCTCGCCAGACAGAAGATCTGAACCCTCGGACCACTCCAGACACTCCCCCCCACAAATCAGCAACGGCAG CTGGAGAATACC TCACAGAAGTCGTGATGACGACCGGATCTCGAAGCCGGCTTCAACGCCAGTCAAGCTACCAGAGGAGGTTCCACTGCCCAAACCGAAGGAGTCGGTTATTGCTAGAGAAGAGAAAACACTCCCACCACTCCCAG agCCCAAGCCGGTGTATGCTCAGCCTGGACAGCCAGATGTAGACCTGCCAGTCAGTCCCTCTGATGCTCCTGTGCCAAGCGCTGCCCACGATGATAGCATCCTACG GCCAAGTATGAAGCTGGTGAAGTTCAAGAAGGGGGAGAGTGTGGGGCTGCGCCTGGCTGGGGGGAATGACGTGGGCATCTTCGTAGCCGGAGTGCTTGAGGATAGCCCAGCTGCTAAGGAGGGCCTGGAAGAGGGCGACCAAATTCTCAGG GTAAATAATGTAGATTTTGCAAACATAATCCGAGAGGAGGCGGTGCTGTTCCTCCTTGACCTTCCTAAGGGTGAAGAGGTCACCATTCTGGcccagaagaagaaagatg TGTATCGGCGGATCGTGGAGTCGGATGTTGGCGACTCCTTCTACATTCGGACTCACTTTGAGTATGAGAAGGAATCTCCGTATGGGTTAAGCTTTAACAAAGGTGAGGTGTTCCGTGTGGTGGACACCCTCTACAACGGGAAACTAGGCTCCTGGCTGGCTATTCGCATTGGCAAGAACCACCAAGAGGTGGAGAGGGGCATCATCCCCAACAAAAACAG AGCGGAGCAGCTGTCCAGTGTGCAATACACTCTCCCCAAAACAGCAGGAGGTGACCGGGCAGACTTCTGGAGGTTTCGTGGTCTTCGCAGCTCAAAGAGGAACCTGAGGAAGAGCAGAGAGGACCTCTCTTCTCAGCCTGTCCAAACAAAGTTCCCGGCTTATGAAAGAGTTGTACTGAGAGAGG CTGGTTTCCTGAGACCTGTGGTGATCTTTGGGCCGATCGCTGATGTTGCTCGAGAAAAGCTCTCCAGAGAAGAGCCCGATCTTTTTGAGTTAGCaa AGAGTGAACCTAGAGATGCTGGAACAGACCAGCGTAGTTCAGGAATCATCCGTCTTCACACCATCAAGCAGATCATTGACAGA GACAAACATGCTGTCCTGGACATTACGCCGAACGCTGTGGACAGGCTGAACTATGCTCAGTGGTATCCAATTGTAGTCTTCCTAAATCCCGATACTAAGCAGGGTGTGAAGAACATGAGGACCAGACTTTGTCCAGAGTCCAGGAAGAGTGCCAGGAAGCTCTATGAGAGAGCCATCAAACTGAGGAAGAATAATCACCACCTGTTCACCA cCACAATCAACTTGAACAATATGAATGACGGCTGGTATGGAGCTCTGAAAGAAACAATCCAGCAACAGCAGAACCAGTTGGTGTGGGTGTCAGAGGGAAAG GCGGATGGCACAACAGAGGATGACTTGGACATCCACGACGACCGGCTGTCCTACCTGTCGGCGCCTGGTAGTGAATATTCCATGTATAGCACGGACAGCCGCCACACTTCTGACTATgaggacacagacacagagggtGGAGCGTACACAGACCAGGAACTGGACGAGACTTTGAACGACGAAGTGGGTCTTCCCACGGAGCCCGCCATCACCCGCTCTTCCGAGCCTGTGCGAGAAGACCCACCTGTGATTCAGGACACCCCTGGTTACCCTGGATATCAGCATCCTGTGCAGCCAGACCCAGCCAGTCGCATAGACCCTGCTGGGTTCAAGATGGCCGCTCAGCAACAG CAAGATGAGGCTGCTCTGCCCATGCCCTCGTTGCCTCCGACGGTGGTAGCGCCTCCTGCTGTTGAGCAGCCTGTACATCTTGAGGGTATGCACCTCGAGGAGCCGCCTGCTGCAGCCGCAGTTCCTCAGGCTGACTCACTTAGCAGCCCCAGCCCTGCCCCTGAGCTTATTcagcccccaccaccaccaccaccaccacatgaACCCCACCCGTCTGGACCACCTGGTCCAGAACCAAAG ATGTACAAGAAAGATCTGTACAATATGGAGGACCCCGTGCGAATCAACCATGGCCTGAAGCAGTCTTTGAGCTACAGTCACCAGCCGCCGTACCAGGACAAACAGCCATACCGTGAATATGACCACCCGCCTTACGGATACGATGGAGGCGGCTACACAGAACCAAAGCCTCACAACACTGACTCACACCTGCACTACGACAACCGTGTGCCTCATTACAACGAACAGTGGCCCCCCTATGACCAGCAGACCTCATCCTCCCAGCCCGCAGGGTACCAGCCGGGCCACCAGCAACCCATGGGCTACAACCCACGATCCCCCTATGACGAAGGACCAGGGAGGGACTACAGCCCCCCTCAGCCGCGCTACGATGAGGCCCCACCAGTGGGCTATGATGGCAGACGACGCCACAGTAAACCTGGGCCCATTCGTTATGATGAacccccacccccgcccccaGCTGGCTATGATGCCCGCTCTCCTTATGAGGCAGAATCTCACGGCTTTCCCATTAATTCACCTCGATCGCCGGAGCCCCCAAAGCAGTATTACAGTGACTCTGGTCTGAGGCCCGCCTACATTTCTGGGCCTCCAAACCGGGGTTTTAAGACAGGGATGCATGACTCTATGATGAACTCTGAACCCACAATCCCCCTCCCTAAACCAGAGACCCTGCAATCTCCAGGTGAGCCAGCGATCACTCCGGGCTCCaaacccctccctcctccaccaCGGGAAGACCTGGACGAGGACCCGGCCATGAAACCGCAGTCGGTGCTGAACAGAGTCAAGATGTTTGAGAATAAACGGTCTGTTTCTATGGACAGGGCTAAAGAAGGAGGAGAATCAGCACTCAGG CCTGCAGATGTTCCTAAACCTGTAAGTGCACCTGGCCCAGTCCTCAAAGCCAATTCCCTCAGCAACCTGGAGCAAGAGAAATCCACCTATAG GGCCCCTGAGCCACAGAAGCCCCATTCTAAACCCCTGGATGATGTTGTGCGTTCCAACCACTATGACCCAGATGAGGATGAGGAGTACTACAGAAAGCAGTTGTCCTACTTTGATCGTCGTAGCTTTGACAGCAAGGCCATGGGCCAACCCAGCCCTGGCATTAACCGCTTCCACAATCTGCCCAAACCAGCTCAACTATCCTACCCATACAACAG AGTTGAGTCTGTAGAGAAGGTTAGTCCATCATCCCAGTATGGGCCCCCCACGTCTGCCATCCCACCCAATACACTGCCCAAGCTCAGCCCCAATGACG TAAACTCCATACCCGAGCCGTTGAGTTCACCCAATCCTAAACCCGAGCTCCCAGCTCTCTGGCCGGCCAGCAGGGACGAACCGGCACCAGGTGGCTACCTGCCCCCGAGGGGCCTCCCCGACAAATTCCCGGTCAACGGCACCGATACAGCACCGCTAAAGACGCTGGGTGCTCCTGCTCCAACTAGCTATAACCGCTACGTCCCCAAACCATACACAAGCTCAGCCCGGCCCTTTGAGCGCAAGTTTGAGAGCCCCAAGTTCAACCACAACCTGCTGCCCAACGACACACAGGTGAAGACGGACCTCCTCAGTAAGCCCACTGTGGTGAGCAACAGCGGTGGGAAGCCTCAGCTTTCACCACAGCCCATGGATCACGACAGTGGCCTGGACACCTTCACACGCACTATGGACAACAGGCCCAAATACCAGCACAATAACATCAACGCCATCCCCAAGGCCATCCCTGTAAG CCCCAGCACGCTGGACGATGACGAAGAGGATGAAGGACACACAGTGGTGGCCACCGCCCGGGGGATCTTCAACTGTAACGGAGGGGTCCTGAGCTCCATCGAGACGGGTGTCAGCATCATCATCCCCCAGGGTGCCATCCCCGAGAGCGTGGAGCAGGAGATTTACTTCAAGGTGTGCCGAGACAACAGCATCCTGCCCCCCCTCGACAAGGAGAAAG GAGAAACGCTGCTTAGTCCGCTGGTGATGTGTGGCCCCCATGGACTCAAGTTCCTGAAGCCGGTGGAGCTGCGCTTACCTCACTGTGCGTCTATGACCCCTGATGGTTGGTCTTTTGCTCTAAAATCCTCCGACTCCTCGTCGG GTGATCCCAAAACCTGGCAGAACAAATCTCTCCCTGGAGACCCAAACTACCTGGTGGGTGcaaactgtgtgtctgtgctcaTTGACCACTTCTGA